A stretch of Bacteroidales bacterium DNA encodes these proteins:
- a CDS encoding T9SS type A sorting domain-containing protein yields MKPILLLTILVLSINAFAQSNQPPLNLHRPTSSSQEIVQEITGNTRWKTLGILPEEYFGQAIKLQTPEERSLIQIYDSIYTWYWYDDIIGWMLYYKFIDMVYADNNNLTFELGKIWNGSGWENCNIFTFTYDDNNNQTSEIEQEWEASAWENISKYTFTFDANNNKTSELEQQWNNNAWENVDLRTYDFDANNNQVSEFVQHWYDNVWLNNYLYSYTYDDNNNQTSKLSQNWNGGVWENYWLYSYTYDANNNQTSKLSQNWNGGVWEEYWLYSYAYDANNNQTSSLSQRWNDSVWVNIEQYTYNYEGSNMTGALRLTWSNGDWKNYNQYTYSYDANNNLTNEFGEDWNADVWIKRYQLTHSYDANNFKINKTFKQWNSAGWVSGGDSLYYYFHMVGINDLAVPLESISVYPNPASTTINITTPTTPQKNTTLTIMDITGKEFLKCELTQEQNVVDVSGLSQGVYFVRVSNERTVRVSKFIKQ; encoded by the coding sequence ATGAAACCAATTCTACTCCTTACGATCCTTGTTTTATCAATTAATGCTTTTGCTCAAAGCAATCAGCCACCATTGAACCTGCACCGTCCTACATCAAGTTCACAGGAAATTGTTCAGGAGATTACGGGAAATACGAGATGGAAAACATTAGGTATTCTACCAGAAGAGTATTTTGGACAAGCCATCAAACTTCAAACACCTGAGGAACGCTCATTAATTCAAATCTACGATAGCATCTATACTTGGTATTGGTATGACGATATTATTGGCTGGATGCTTTATTATAAATTCATTGATATGGTTTATGCTGACAACAATAACCTGACATTCGAATTAGGGAAAATTTGGAACGGTAGTGGGTGGGAGAATTGCAATATATTTACTTTTACTTATGATGACAACAACAATCAAACAAGTGAGATAGAACAAGAATGGGAAGCCAGCGCTTGGGAGAATATCAGTAAATACACCTTTACCTTCGATGCCAATAATAATAAGACAAGCGAATTAGAACAACAATGGAATAATAATGCTTGGGAGAACGTAGACCTACGTACCTATGATTTTGATGCCAACAATAATCAGGTAAGTGAATTCGTGCAACACTGGTACGACAATGTGTGGTTGAATAATTATCTATACTCATATACTTACGATGACAACAATAATCAGACGAGCAAATTATCCCAAAACTGGAATGGTGGCGTCTGGGAAAATTATTGGCTATACTCTTATACCTACGATGCCAACAATAATCAGACGAGCAAATTATCCCAAAACTGGAATGGTGGCGTCTGGGAAGAATACTGGCTATACTCTTATGCCTACGATGCCAACAATAATCAGACAAGTTCTTTAAGCCAAAGATGGAACGATAGCGTTTGGGTGAACATCGAACAATACACCTATAATTACGAAGGTAGTAATATGACAGGTGCCTTGCGTCTGACTTGGAGTAATGGCGACTGGAAAAATTATAATCAATACACTTACTCCTATGACGCTAACAATAATCTGACAAATGAATTTGGAGAAGATTGGAACGCCGACGTTTGGATAAAACGTTATCAATTAACCCACTCCTATGACGCCAACAATTTCAAGATAAACAAAACATTCAAACAATGGAATAGTGCTGGCTGGGTATCAGGTGGCGATAGTTTATATTATTATTTTCATATGGTTGGTATTAATGACTTAGCGGTACCTTTAGAAAGTATATCAGTCTACCCCAACCCCGCTTCCACCACAATCAACATCACAACTCCCACCACGCCACAAAAGAACACAACTCTCACTATAATGGACATTACTGGCAAGGAATTTCTGAAATGTGAGTTAACGCAAGAACAGAATGTGGTTGACGTGTCTGGGTTGAGTCAAGGGGTCTATTTTGTGAGAGTGAGCAATGAGAGGACGGTGCGGGTGAGCAAATTCATCAAGCAATAA
- a CDS encoding recombinase family protein: protein MQKVALYVRVSTLTQNNDNQKIRLVEFAERNNYSYDLFEETESTRKTRPVKQALLAKLRAGEYSAVLVYKLDRWARSSMELILDTKELIDKGVGFISISDNLDFGTASGKLHFQILSAFAEFERELIRERTIEGLRRAKMQGKQAGRPTKAQKILCGAKRLVIF from the coding sequence ATGCAAAAAGTCGCTTTATACGTCCGCGTGTCCACACTGACCCAAAATAACGATAATCAGAAAATTCGCTTGGTTGAGTTTGCTGAAAGGAACAATTATTCCTATGACCTTTTTGAAGAAACGGAGTCCACCCGCAAAACTAGACCAGTTAAACAGGCTCTTCTGGCAAAACTTCGTGCTGGCGAATATTCCGCCGTTTTGGTTTACAAATTGGACAGGTGGGCGCGTAGCAGCATGGAACTCATTCTTGACACAAAGGAGCTAATAGATAAAGGTGTTGGATTTATTTCGATAAGTGATAATTTGGACTTTGGCACCGCTTCGGGCAAACTTCATTTCCAAATACTAAGCGCGTTTGCAGAGTTCGAACGAGAGCTTATCCGTGAACGCACCATAGAGGGGCTAAGGCGTGCTAAGATGCAGGGCAAGCAAGCTGGACGTCCCACAAAGGCTCAAAAGATACTGTGCGGCGCAAAAAGGCTGGTTATATTTTGA
- a CDS encoding T9SS type A sorting domain-containing protein, whose amino-acid sequence MKKVPVLVIISMCLFTNIYAQNPQWLQYTNGNIVLALAEEDNFIWAGTNVGLVKLDTITAIPTFYNNSNSGLPYNYVRSIAIDENGAKWIGTDGGGLAKFDGTDWIIYNTSNSGLPDNNVNAITIDESGTFWIGTDGGGLAKFDSVNWTRFNTSNSGVPSNSVRVISIDQSGVKWVGTSFGLAEFNDTNWIVYKTYNSGIPSNVINSLAIDSNGILWIGTYEGLAEFDGTNWTIYDTSNSGLPNNAVISIAIDESGTKWIATDYGLATFDGTTWINYFESNSGLPHDYVYSILINESGIKWIGTWGGGLAKFDGNKWTTHNTSNSGLLDNYIHSIVIDESGTMWIGTALGLAEFDGMNWITYDTSNSGLSYNSVESIAIDASGVKWLGTYDWSTDRGALTKFDGTNWISYDTANSGLPYNHIQSIAIDASGVKWIGTCKWGTQKGGLTKFDGTNWVTYTTSNSGLPNYYVRPIVFDQNAKIWIGTEGGLTEFDGINWITYNTSNSGLPDNYVHSIAIDESGSKWIGTYEGLAQFYDTNWTIYNISNSGLPNNIVLTIDIEANGTKWIGTWGGGVAEFDTTNWTTYDALNSGLPFDWIISAAIDEYGSIWFGTYGGGLAVYNENGVPVSIKEQFTLHSKITIYPNPAFTAITIETPTTPQKNTFMIIIDITGKQLIQRQITEKQTVVDVSGLSQGVYFLRVANERTVMVGKFIKSDK is encoded by the coding sequence ATGAAAAAAGTGCCTGTTTTAGTTATCATTTCAATGTGCTTATTCACAAACATTTATGCACAAAATCCACAATGGCTGCAATATACCAACGGGAACATAGTTCTTGCTCTGGCGGAAGAAGATAATTTTATTTGGGCAGGTACAAATGTTGGATTAGTGAAACTCGACACCATCACTGCCATTCCAACTTTTTACAATAACTCAAATTCGGGATTGCCATATAACTATGTCCGCTCAATCGCTATTGACGAAAACGGGGCGAAGTGGATTGGGACAGATGGTGGTGGATTGGCAAAATTTGACGGGACTGACTGGATAATTTACAATACTTCAAATTCGGGCTTGCCTGATAACAATGTTAATGCAATAACCATTGATGAAAGCGGAACTTTCTGGATTGGGACTGATGGTGGTGGACTGGCTAAATTTGACAGTGTAAACTGGACACGATTCAACACATCAAATTCAGGTGTGCCCAGTAACAGCGTTCGTGTAATATCCATAGACCAAAGTGGTGTGAAATGGGTAGGAACGTCTTTCGGATTGGCTGAATTTAACGATACAAACTGGATAGTTTATAAAACCTATAATTCAGGGATTCCGTCAAACGTCATTAATTCATTAGCAATAGATTCTAATGGGATTTTATGGATTGGAACTTACGAAGGATTAGCAGAATTTGACGGAACAAATTGGACAATATACGATACCTCAAATTCGGGCTTGCCTAATAACGCGGTCATATCAATAGCCATTGACGAAAGCGGAACAAAGTGGATAGCGACTGATTATGGATTAGCGACATTTGACGGAACAACTTGGATAAACTACTTCGAATCAAATTCGGGATTGCCCCACGACTATGTTTATTCAATACTAATAAATGAAAGCGGAATAAAGTGGATCGGGACTTGGGGCGGTGGATTAGCAAAATTCGACGGAAATAAATGGACAACTCACAATACCTCAAATTCTGGATTGCTTGATAACTACATACATTCAATAGTCATAGACGAAAGTGGGACAATGTGGATTGGTACTGCTCTCGGATTGGCGGAATTTGATGGGATGAACTGGATAACCTATGATACCTCTAATTCGGGATTGTCCTATAATTCTGTAGAATCAATAGCCATAGATGCAAGCGGGGTGAAATGGTTAGGAACATATGATTGGTCTACTGATCGTGGTGCACTGACGAAATTTGACGGGACAAACTGGATAAGTTACGATACCGCAAATTCAGGATTGCCTTATAACCACATACAATCAATAGCCATAGACGCAAGTGGAGTTAAATGGATTGGAACCTGTAAGTGGGGAACTCAAAAAGGTGGATTAACAAAATTTGACGGGACAAACTGGGTAACTTACACTACTTCTAATTCAGGATTGCCAAATTATTATGTCCGTCCAATAGTCTTTGATCAAAATGCGAAAATATGGATAGGAACCGAAGGGGGGCTTACGGAATTTGACGGTATTAATTGGATAACCTATAACACATCAAATTCTGGATTGCCTGATAACTATGTACATTCAATAGCCATAGACGAAAGTGGGTCTAAGTGGATAGGGACTTATGAGGGATTAGCACAATTTTACGACACAAATTGGACAATTTATAATATTTCAAATTCAGGATTGCCGAACAATATTGTTCTTACAATAGATATAGAAGCAAACGGGACAAAATGGATAGGGACTTGGGGTGGCGGAGTAGCAGAATTTGACACAACAAACTGGACAACTTACGATGCTTTAAATTCAGGGTTGCCCTTTGACTGGATTATATCCGCTGCCATCGACGAATATGGTTCAATATGGTTTGGAACATATGGTGGCGGATTGGCAGTTTATAATGAAAACGGTGTTCCTGTTTCAATTAAGGAACAATTTACCCTTCACTCTAAGATCACCATATACCCCAATCCCGCTTTCACCGCCATCACCATCGAAACGCCCACCACGCCACAAAAGAACACCTTTATGATCATAATAGACATCACTGGTAAGCAACTCATACAACGCCAGATAACTGAAAAACAGACGGTGGTTGATGTGTCTGGGTTGAGCCAAGGGGTCTATTTTTTGAGGGTGGCTAATGAGAGGACGGTGATGGTGGGAAAGTTTATAAAGAGCGATAAATAA
- a CDS encoding amidophosphoribosyltransferase encodes MGGFFGTISISDCVNDLFYGTDYNSHLGTKKGGIAVKNSKEFKRSIHNLENSYFRTKFEPDLPQFHGNSGIGIISDTESQPILIKSHLGEFAIVTVSKINNIEDLTDRALKQYRHFSETSDGGTNPSELIAMLIDEEDSYEKGIENVFEKVKGSCSLLLLTKNGLFAARDKLGRTPVVIGKKTGAFAVSSESSSFSNLGFETEKFLGPGEIVFITADGYEQRRMPNDKMQVCAFLWVYYGYPSSDYEDINVEECRYRCGAALAKNDDILVDFVSGIPDSGIAHAIGYSIEKQIPFKRAYVKYTPTWPRSFMPQNQEIRDLVAKMKLIPIKALINGKRIVFCDDSIVRGTQLKDTVRILYDYGVKEVHIRPACPTLIYPCTFLNFSRSRSTLDLAGRKAIKQIEGEETNHLEEYAKPGTDRYYEMIEKIRQNIGITTLKYQKLDDLVEAIGLPKERICTHCWDGSSYF; translated from the coding sequence ATGGGCGGTTTTTTCGGTACTATATCAATATCAGATTGTGTAAATGATTTGTTCTACGGAACGGATTATAATTCTCACCTTGGCACAAAAAAAGGTGGGATAGCGGTTAAAAATTCCAAAGAATTTAAAAGAAGCATCCATAACCTGGAGAACTCCTATTTCAGGACAAAATTCGAGCCTGATCTGCCTCAATTTCATGGTAACAGCGGTATCGGCATTATCAGTGATACGGAATCACAACCTATATTGATCAAATCACATCTTGGGGAATTTGCCATTGTCACTGTCAGTAAGATCAACAATATCGAGGATTTGACCGACAGGGCCCTGAAACAATACCGGCACTTTTCTGAAACCAGCGATGGCGGAACCAATCCCTCGGAACTGATAGCCATGTTAATAGATGAAGAGGATTCGTATGAAAAAGGAATAGAAAATGTTTTCGAAAAGGTAAAAGGATCCTGTTCTTTGTTGCTGCTCACTAAAAACGGATTATTTGCAGCAAGGGACAAACTTGGGAGGACACCTGTTGTCATAGGTAAAAAAACAGGAGCATTTGCAGTAAGTTCAGAATCAAGTTCATTTTCAAACCTTGGCTTCGAAACAGAAAAGTTCCTGGGCCCGGGTGAAATCGTGTTCATCACTGCTGATGGCTATGAACAACGCAGGATGCCCAATGATAAGATGCAGGTGTGCGCTTTCCTCTGGGTGTATTACGGTTATCCAAGCTCTGACTACGAAGATATCAATGTCGAAGAATGCCGGTACCGGTGCGGAGCAGCACTGGCAAAAAATGATGATATTCTTGTCGATTTTGTCTCAGGTATCCCTGATTCCGGTATTGCCCATGCTATTGGATATTCAATAGAAAAACAAATTCCTTTTAAACGGGCATATGTAAAATATACGCCGACATGGCCGCGGAGCTTCATGCCGCAAAACCAGGAAATAAGAGACCTGGTGGCTAAAATGAAACTGATCCCGATAAAAGCCCTGATAAACGGGAAAAGGATCGTCTTCTGCGATGATTCAATTGTCAGGGGAACGCAGTTAAAAGATACGGTCCGGATATTATACGATTATGGTGTCAAAGAAGTCCATATCAGACCTGCCTGCCCGACCCTCATTTATCCATGCACATTCCTGAATTTCTCCCGGTCGCGGTCGACACTGGACCTTGCCGGCCGCAAAGCCATAAAGCAAATTGAAGGAGAAGAAACAAACCATCTGGAGGAATATGCAAAACCCGGAACAGACCGTTATTATGAAATGATTGAAAAAATCAGGCAAAATATCGGCATCACTACACTAAAGTACCAGAAGCTTGACGATCTTGTAGAAGCAATCGGCCTGCCAAAGGAACGGATTTGCACACATTGCTGGGACGGATCAAGCTATTTCTGA
- a CDS encoding cation:dicarboxylase symporter family transporter, protein MFKPGKLILGFLISLTIAVIVHLLDKSIQLNLPGSLLLILRWIPIIFYFLYAFKKNKLTTWIFVSMLAGVEFGYDVPLIGKELNIVSQIFIRLVKTIIAPLIFGTLVVGIAGHANLKQVGRMGWKSLVYFEVVSTIALFIGLGAINISKAGWGVQVPPEMLQGDLPQVQTQNAHDIILHIFPENIAKSIAEGQVLQIVVFSILFGIAVAMVSEKYRNPIVKFSESLSVVMFKFTNIIMMFAPFAVFAAIAYSVGHMGLNVLVNLFELLATLYVALIVFLLVVFLPIILILKIPLRKFLKAVAEPATIAFATTSSESALPRAMENMEEFGIPRKIVAFVIPTGYSFNLDGTTLYLAMASIFVANMAGIHLSFDTQIVMMLTLMLTSKGVAAVPRASLVILLGTAASFGLPTWPIFIILGIDELMDMARTAVNVIGNCLATVVIAKWEGEWIPEPRIKSG, encoded by the coding sequence ATGTTCAAACCCGGAAAACTGATCCTTGGCTTTCTAATTTCTCTGACCATTGCAGTTATTGTCCACCTGCTGGATAAATCTATCCAGTTAAATCTGCCGGGCAGCCTGCTCCTGATATTGCGCTGGATCCCTATTATCTTTTATTTCCTTTATGCTTTCAAAAAGAATAAGCTGACTACATGGATCTTTGTCAGCATGCTGGCCGGGGTTGAATTTGGGTATGATGTACCGTTGATTGGCAAAGAACTTAACATTGTCAGCCAGATTTTCATCCGGCTGGTAAAGACGATCATTGCGCCGCTTATATTTGGAACATTGGTAGTTGGCATTGCAGGGCATGCAAACCTGAAGCAGGTCGGAAGGATGGGGTGGAAATCGCTGGTATATTTTGAGGTGGTATCCACCATAGCCCTTTTCATAGGGTTAGGTGCCATCAATATCAGTAAAGCAGGATGGGGCGTGCAGGTGCCGCCGGAAATGTTGCAAGGTGATCTGCCGCAAGTGCAGACACAAAATGCACATGACATCATCCTGCACATTTTCCCCGAGAATATTGCAAAATCGATCGCTGAAGGACAAGTTCTCCAGATCGTAGTATTCAGTATCCTTTTCGGTATTGCAGTTGCCATGGTAAGTGAGAAATATCGCAATCCGATAGTTAAGTTTTCGGAGTCATTATCAGTCGTAATGTTCAAATTCACAAACATTATCATGATGTTTGCCCCATTTGCTGTATTTGCTGCTATTGCCTATAGTGTTGGTCATATGGGGCTGAATGTACTCGTAAACCTGTTCGAACTGCTTGCTACACTTTATGTCGCTCTTATTGTCTTCCTTTTGGTTGTTTTTTTACCTATTATTCTTATTTTGAAGATCCCGTTGCGGAAATTTCTGAAAGCAGTAGCCGAGCCTGCAACCATTGCATTTGCTACAACCAGCAGTGAGTCGGCTCTCCCCAGGGCCATGGAGAACATGGAAGAATTCGGTATTCCGCGCAAGATTGTTGCATTTGTCATCCCAACGGGATATAGTTTCAATCTCGACGGGACAACACTCTATCTTGCCATGGCATCGATCTTCGTTGCAAACATGGCCGGCATTCACCTTTCATTCGATACCCAGATCGTCATGATGCTCACCCTGATGCTTACAAGCAAAGGGGTTGCAGCCGTTCCACGAGCTTCACTGGTTATCCTGCTCGGAACGGCGGCAAGTTTCGGTTTGCCGACCTGGCCCATATTTATCATACTTGGGATTGATGAACTGATGGACATGGCAAGGACGGCAGTGAACGTCATCGGCAACTGCCTTGCAACGGTTGTTATAGCGAAATGGGAAGGGGAATGGATACCTGAACCAAGGATCAAATCAGGTTAA
- a CDS encoding T9SS type A sorting domain-containing protein — protein MRKIITAAVMTLLISALNYNASFSPNAVSWVTAAPLSGQIQPGDTSQIIFNFNSAGLPIDNYYIDLIISSNDPKIPELDVLTMLHVQVLNILINPEQDSICQGCFTQLITSVFGCSEAYSFAWASDPPGFSSTEKSPVVSPQVNTTYTVTVTDGNYSSQKSVEIKVYGSSGIKEDRLVSNLSVFPNPCDEACVIKFRSEYLGDGLINIIDLTGAVLKTTPVIIIKGLNEFTIRTDNIDAGAYLLTLEADDKSKHSVLISAKIFIR, from the coding sequence ATGAGAAAGATAATAACCGCCGCTGTAATGACTCTGCTTATTTCAGCCTTGAATTATAATGCCAGCTTCTCCCCAAATGCTGTAAGCTGGGTGACGGCAGCACCGCTAAGCGGGCAAATCCAGCCAGGGGATACAAGCCAAATCATTTTTAACTTCAATTCAGCAGGCCTCCCGATAGATAATTATTATATCGACCTGATCATCAGCAGCAATGACCCGAAAATTCCCGAATTGGATGTACTCACTATGCTGCATGTCCAGGTTCTGAATATCCTGATTAACCCTGAACAAGACAGCATTTGCCAGGGCTGCTTTACCCAGCTGATAACAAGCGTCTTCGGCTGCTCGGAAGCCTACTCCTTCGCCTGGGCTTCTGATCCGCCCGGATTTTCTTCAACTGAAAAAAGCCCGGTGGTAAGCCCACAGGTCAATACAACCTATACGGTTACTGTCACCGATGGAAATTACTCCAGCCAGAAGAGCGTTGAGATTAAGGTTTACGGTTCTTCAGGAATTAAAGAAGACCGGCTTGTTTCTAATCTTTCCGTATTTCCAAATCCTTGTGATGAAGCTTGTGTGATTAAATTCAGGTCTGAATACCTTGGAGATGGACTTATCAATATCATTGACCTTACGGGTGCTGTACTCAAGACTACCCCGGTTATCATAATCAAAGGGTTGAACGAATTTACGATAAGGACTGATAATATTGATGCGGGAGCGTATTTATTGACTTTGGAAGCTGATGATAAATCAAAACACTCTGTTCTAATTTCTGCAAAGATATTTATCCGTTAA
- the panB gene encoding 3-methyl-2-oxobutanoate hydroxymethyltransferase yields the protein MQPDSRKYAKITTHVLQEMKLKGEKIAMLTAYDFSFATLLDEAGIDVILVGDSASNVMAGHTTTLPITLDQMIYHASSVMRAVRRALVVVDLPFGTYQGNSKEALNSAIRIMKESGANAVKMEGGKEVLESIDRILSAGIPVMGHLGLTPQSINKFGTYVVRATENAEATKLKRDAELLEGAGCFAIVLEKIPAKLAMEVTASVRIPIIGIGAGPHVDGQVLVLHDMLGINMKFSPRFLRRYHNLSDEIKGSVQAYIVDVKTADFPNEREQY from the coding sequence ATGCAACCCGATTCCAGAAAATATGCAAAGATCACAACCCATGTCCTGCAGGAGATGAAGTTAAAAGGGGAGAAGATCGCTATGCTTACGGCTTACGATTTTTCTTTTGCCACGCTCCTCGATGAGGCCGGCATAGATGTGATCCTGGTGGGTGATTCAGCCTCTAACGTGATGGCCGGACATACCACGACGCTGCCTATCACACTTGACCAGATGATTTACCATGCATCTTCGGTGATGCGGGCTGTCAGGCGGGCACTGGTGGTAGTCGACCTGCCATTCGGAACCTACCAGGGGAACTCCAAGGAAGCGCTGAATTCCGCGATCCGCATCATGAAAGAATCGGGCGCCAACGCGGTGAAGATGGAAGGAGGCAAGGAGGTCCTCGAGTCGATCGACCGGATCCTGTCGGCCGGTATACCGGTGATGGGACATCTGGGCCTCACCCCGCAGTCGATCAACAAGTTCGGTACTTATGTCGTCAGGGCCACCGAAAATGCAGAAGCAACCAAGCTCAAGCGTGATGCGGAATTGCTGGAAGGGGCAGGTTGTTTTGCCATTGTACTCGAAAAGATACCGGCAAAACTGGCCATGGAAGTGACCGCAAGTGTGCGGATCCCAATCATAGGCATCGGTGCCGGCCCGCATGTCGACGGACAGGTACTCGTGCTGCATGACATGCTGGGCATCAACATGAAATTCTCGCCCCGCTTTCTGCGCCGGTATCATAACCTGAGCGACGAGATCAAAGGCTCCGTCCAGGCTTATATTGTTGATGTGAAAACGGCTGATTTTCCGAATGAAAGAGAACAGTATTAG
- a CDS encoding AI-2E family transporter, with amino-acid sequence MKPVIQNLVAVAAVVIILTGMKAASGMLNQVLIALLLSMCIIPLPTWLIKKGAPRWLAIVIALVVILIGGLGFSALLAKSISDVVASLPKYEEKVTIFYHEFLDFAASNNLDISELLKKANIGPQNIIGAARAIVNILTGFISASFVISLLIAFMVIELVTYSDSIKKGKIDEIMAVSWIHDMGGDLRMYVNITSLGGVLTAVLNFFLLLILGVDFPFLWAVLSFLLNFVPNIGFIISFIPPALLALVDLGVTQALIVSGGFWLINALVENVFRPIFMKESLNISLLTIFLSLLFWGYILGLPGAVLGVPLTLVVIKIFKGMGSKEVKDTSLFTKE; translated from the coding sequence ATGAAACCCGTCATTCAAAATCTTGTCGCGGTAGCTGCCGTCGTGATCATCCTGACCGGCATGAAAGCAGCTTCTGGAATGTTGAACCAGGTCCTGATTGCTCTTCTGTTGTCGATGTGCATCATTCCACTGCCTACCTGGTTAATCAAAAAAGGGGCGCCGAGATGGTTAGCCATAGTCATCGCACTGGTGGTCATCCTCATTGGTGGATTAGGCTTCTCAGCCTTACTGGCTAAATCCATCTCGGATGTAGTGGCCAGCTTACCCAAATACGAAGAGAAGGTGACAATTTTTTACCATGAATTCCTGGATTTTGCAGCAAGTAATAACCTGGATATTTCAGAACTGTTGAAGAAGGCGAATATAGGTCCACAGAATATCATCGGTGCAGCAAGGGCCATTGTGAACATCCTGACAGGCTTTATCAGTGCTTCTTTTGTCATTTCCCTGTTGATCGCCTTTATGGTTATCGAACTGGTCACTTACAGTGACAGTATTAAAAAAGGCAAAATAGACGAAATCATGGCGGTGAGCTGGATCCACGACATGGGTGGGGATTTGCGCATGTATGTGAACATTACCTCTCTTGGCGGGGTACTCACGGCGGTGCTGAATTTTTTCCTTCTGCTGATCCTCGGTGTGGACTTTCCCTTTCTCTGGGCTGTACTGTCGTTCCTGCTGAATTTTGTCCCCAATATCGGGTTTATCATTTCTTTCATACCGCCTGCGTTGCTGGCCCTTGTAGACCTGGGAGTTACCCAGGCCCTGATTGTATCCGGGGGTTTCTGGCTGATCAATGCGCTTGTGGAGAACGTGTTCCGGCCGATCTTCATGAAAGAAAGCCTGAACATTTCCCTGCTTACCATATTCCTGTCTCTTCTTTTCTGGGGTTACATTCTTGGCTTGCCCGGTGCCGTCCTCGGTGTGCCACTGACACTTGTGGTGATAAAGATTTTTAAGGGGATGGGCAGTAAGGAGGTAAAAGATACCTCGCTTTTCACGAAGGAATGA